In the Lepidochelys kempii isolate rLepKem1 chromosome 4, rLepKem1.hap2, whole genome shotgun sequence genome, GGATGGTAGAATGTCATGGTATTGGATGTAGGTTTATATTTATGGAGAAGGAAACTGCCTATTAACAGAGATAGctggaaattattttttcctgtgaAAACTTTTGAGTTTTCAGCAAATAATcaaaaaacagaatattttgattGGTAATGCTGCCCCAGTGCCTCATGGGGGTTGTAGTTCCGGTGCCTCATCCTCTTCTATAGGGTGGGCTTTTTGGTCAGACTACATCTTCCATCATGCAGCATGATCTTCCCTCTTGGATAGTGTAGGCCAGGCATCACGGCTGCCCTGTGACCCTGGTGcttcatgggaaatgtagtctgggTGGGAAGTTTGCCAGTAGAGGAGATGAGGGAGCATGAGGCAACTGAACTTCAGCTCCCATGTGGCACTGTGAgggcatttcagaatcaaaatctTTCACTTTTAGGCTAAAAACTCAGCTattatttttttggttttcaggcatccaaaaaaactttaaattttccatggaaagcaaacacttttcatgaaaaacagTGTGTCAAAAACtcagttttccattgaaaaacagtttAGATGGAAAACTTTTGACCAGCCCTATATATTATGGtaatttctttctctccctccctgtgagAATTGTTCCCTGTAGTGCATTTACTGGTATCTGTCCTGCCTGGTTTTGATGGGCctttcaccacttcccttgacAGACAGTTCCACAGGCTGCCAGATTTCCAtggcaggaagtttttcctggtgtccaacctccatttcctttttctcATGTGCACTGGGTGACTTCTAGCTAGATTTTCCTTGTGCTCCTTCCTCGTACTCAGTCATTCTCTTCCCTCCATGCAGCTTACAAGTAAAAATACAGCCTTGCtgttccctgccctgctcccaaatttcctttgtgaccttggtcaagtctcTTAACTCCATGTTCTGATTTATCCACTGTCTACAATGGGAGGAATGACTCTTTTCCCTCTTTCAGGGGACCATGTGGGGGGCTGAGGACTTCCTAAATTAAGTTGGTGGAGTACATGGAATTATTAGGTCCAATCAGTGCAATCTCTGGCTTAGAGATCTGACAGCCCCAGGGGGTCCATTTAACTGGGAAGAACTGTAGGATCCTAGTTTTTGGGTTTCCTGAAACATTTTGAATTGGGCTGGAGCAAGGTGGGAAGCCAGCTTTGTGAACTTATATGGGAATATGAACAAAAATCACACTCAGCATGCTTAGTGATTTGACTTTCCAGTGCTCTCTCCTTCTTTCAGTCAACGTCAGTTTCCTCTGAATGAAGGTCTTTCACTGATCCCTCGACAGCATGCTTGGCTGTTCTTTTTATAATCTTGCTTAAAAAAAGACagattgaaaaatgttttaacGGGGTAAAATATTAAGCGTATGTCTGTTTCTGACACACAATATTGTATGTGCATTCTCATTATTTTTTATGTCTTTTTAGGCTCTCTCTCATAATTATGGTATTTGTTAATTACGGAGGAGGAAAATACTGGTTCTTCAGACATCAGAGTTGGAATGGTAAAGTATGGTTCATACATGTAATGCAGTCCTTAGTCACAGAAATGAACAGACCGGGCCAGGTTCTCAGCTAGTGCACATAggtatagctccattgaattcagtggagctacgtcagtttacaccagcaaaggATCTAGCCCCCAGCATCTAGCAGGAGAATATTTCAAAGCACGGTGTGATTGTTCCTGGTATCCGACAATCTTGGGAAGGCTTTATATTGTCACACAACCTTTTTGCTTACATCTTTAACACAGCCACACATTTTGAGTGGCCGTGTTATTATTTAACGCTTATGGTGGTATGACCTAGAGGTGACTGCCAGGTCacgatcccattgtgctaggtgttgtacagatAACATTAATGACAGGCCTGCCCCAGTGATCATGCTTGACGGTCTTGTGTTGTAACACGTTGTGCTGTGCTAATACCATGGTAAATTGTGAAGATCCCATGCCAGAAGTCTTCCCTGTGACACAGCCGTTAATTCAGACAGTGTTTGGGGCAAACAAACTGAAGGGAAAGTGAAGCAGATACAGTCAAAGGAGTAATTATTTGTCAGTATCTCTTAGGATGCTGCTTAAGAATTTGGTTTACTGAATCATTACAAGCATTCTGCAGTTCCTCTGCAGACTTAGAAATGAGGGTCATCATAAGTTCAGTCTTTCGAGGCAATTAAAACTTGTCTAATGATTCCTTTGTAGGCTTAACGCTGGCAGATCTTGTGTTTCCATGGTAAGTCTTTGTGGCgaatattattattttgtattatcatagcgcctaggagccctagtcatggaccagggccctattgtgctaggtactgtataaacacagaacaaaaagtcagtcCCTGTGCCAAAGAACTTACAACAAAGGCAACTGACAGATAGACCGggaaatacaaggaaacaatgagacagtattggtcagcatgatgagCTGTGACCTGAGCACACCAACAGCCGAACCATTGTCAAGGTTTCTGTGGGCTTCACAGCAAAGAAGAGTTTGAAGAAGGATACTCCCTGAAAGGAATAAATGTCTCCCCTTGGTAGACTAGAAGGGCCACACAGTGGAATGCTGCTAAACTGCACTGAAATGCACCTTAAATCCATTTGGAAAATGGATTTTGGGGTGtatgtgtttggggttttttttgtttgtttttttaagcacaGACCAATGAGAGTCTGCTGCTGTGCCAGGGGCAGGGCTAATCTGGTGATGTGATATATGTCCTATGggctagtacaggggtgggcaaactttttggtctgagggccacgtctgggtatggaaattgtatggcgggccacgaaagatcacaaaattgggggttggagtgcgggagggggtgagggctccggctgggggtgcggccagaaatgaagagttcagggtgcgggagggggctctgggctgtggtaggggattgggatgcgggaggggatGCATGCTCCGGCTGGAGGTGttggctctggggttgggccagggatgaggggtttagggtgcaggagggtgctgcaggcttggggtggagcagaggggtttggaatatgggagggggctctgcgcTGAGGCTGTGatgtgggctgggggtgcgggttccagagtggggccagaaataaggagttcagggtgcaggagggggctccaggctggggctgaggagttcagggtgtgggggtgggtgagggctccagctggcggtgagggctctggggtggggctggggatgagatgTTTGGCGTACAGAAGGGTTTGGGGAAGgttccgggctgggaccgaggggttcagagggtgggagggggatcaggctggggcagggggttggggcgcgggaGAAAGTCAGGGATGCAGgttctgggcggcgcttacctcaagcagctcctggaagcagtggcatgttctccttctggctcctacatggaggcgtgGCCAagcggctctgcacactgccccgtccgcagctgccgcccccgcagcttccagaagcagcagcatgctgcccccacccccccgactcctacgtggaggcacggCACTGGCAAgacagctctgcgtgctgccccgtccacaggcgtCACCCCTGCGggtcccattggccacagttcctggccaatgggagctacagagacggtgcttggggtaggggcagcgtgtggagccccctggatgcccctacacataggagccggggcgggacatgccgctgcttccaggagccacagcaTTGGAGTATGTGTGATTAGTCGTGATTCCCCTGAATAGACCCATTTCACAGCTACCTGCATTTCTAGGTTTGTGTTTATCATGGGCACCTCAATTTCACTGTCACTGAACTCCATGCTGAGGCGGGGATGTTCGAAGTGGAAAGTGCTGGGGAAAGCTCTCTGGAGGAGTTTCTTGCTGTTTCTAATAGGCGTCATAATCATCAATCCCAATTATTGCCTTGGACCTTGTAAGTGGAGAGAATTCATTTGTTGTTTGCTTGTCCTTTTTGGAATTTGTAGCTTTCCCATTTTTACCTGGCTGTTTATAGAATGAATATATGATCAGTCCCACCCCATGGACCAACTGTAGGCAGAGGGCAGTTCTCTGCAAGTGCTGTAACAGGCCAAGAATGGTGAGCTGTTCAGCTGTGCTACATAACTCAACAACTGTCTGGTTTAAGGCTGTCTCCTTACTTATAGTcctagattataaagccagaaggcaccattagatcatctagtctgacctcctgtgtaacacaagcTGGAGAATTTAATCCGTTCAGCCATTTATTTGAGCCCAGTAACTGACTGAAGCGTAACTTCCAGAGAGAGAGATCCAGTCCATAGGAGACTGGGACCTCCCAGTTCTTGCTTTTAGACCGTCACGCCTTCCTCTTGTATCCTGATCATAACAACTGTACTCGGACTGTGAAGTTGCAGGGGAGTGGGAAAGGAAAGCCTGGAGTAGGAAAAGTTGTGCTTAAAGGAAGGGGCGCAGTGCAAGTGTGTTGCTTGAGTTTCATGGGACGGTCCTGCCTTgtgcccttctccctccctgtaCAGTGAGGCGGGGTGGGTAGGATATATCCCCAAAGCTGTGGAAGTGGGGCACGAAGTGAGTGCATCACACACCtcctctgggaccctcctacacacagggtccagcctgagcccggaagtctacacagcaatgaaatagctCTGCAATCGGCTTGCAGGGGTCAGCagtgtttttttctttgctgcataGACATTCCCTGAGGCAGCATGAGTACATAGGCCCtaacccaggggtggccaaccggagcctgagaaggagccagaatttaccaatgtgcattgccaGAGAGCCACCgtaataggtcagcagcccccctcttacattgtgtgtgtgtttcctgtaGTGTCTTGGAGTAATCTGCGGATTCCAGGTGTACTCCAGAGACTGGGATTTACCTACCTTGTGGTTGCCGTCTTAGAACTCGGGTTTGCTAAAGCGGTGGCTGAGAATGATCCGTTGGTGAGTGATCCTTGGCTATAGCTCTGTCTTCGATGATGCTGGAGGGGCAGGCTGTAAACACATGTAGGATACACAGCACCATCACATTTGCCTCTTGCACGTGCAGTCTGTTGCTAGATGGTCGCCCCTCCCGTGCCTGCCACTGTATTCCTGTCTCCGGCAGCTCTTGTGTGGTTTTCGGAGCCCTGCTGCACAAGATTAATATCTGTTTAACTGTACAGAGCAGTGCAAGGGGGTTGCTCAGGAACTGAGCAGAGCAGGGTGCATTTCAACTACTCCGCATGGCTAGCCCCAGCTTGGTTGCCATATAAAGGATTATAGAGGTCCTTACGAACTCACTCCTTCCTGATCTGCAATCAATGCCTCTTGGATTCCAAGGGTGCTGAAACACAGGTGTAATTTTGAACTCTAAATTCAGTCCACTGTCCACTTCAAGGCTCCAAATGCCTCCCTCTTCTAGAATTGTTGCATGTCAGTCTGAGCACCACCCTCTGGGCCAGAAGGCAAGGCAGACAGACCGGGCAGTAATGCCCTAAGAAAGCAGGGCTTAGCAGAAACACACTAAGCATGCTGGGACATGACCCTTTCCAATCACTTATAgtgcttttattttaatctttctgACCCCCAACTGAGCCAAGCAAGGGTTTAGTCCATGCTGAATCCAGAGTTTCAAATTTCACCCACTTTAGCATAGCTAGGATTTGTACAACAAGGAAAAGTGCCTTGTTTTCCTGTCTGTGACGCACAGTCTGCAGAAAGGATTTTGCTCAgactttcaaaacaaaatcacTTTTGAAGGCAAACCTGGTGAATGTCAGTTTCAGACATTGTGGGTGTGTGAAAATGATGTTACAATGGAAAGCCTTGCAAACTCTGCAGTTATCACTCCCAACCATCTGCAGTGCCAGGGGACTGTTCGAAAGTGAAAGGTGTCTTTTCCCCAAATGCTCAGTGATCATTTGCCAAttagttttccttttcttccctacCTCTTAAGCAGGAGACCCCGTATTTTGCCCTGCGGGATATCCTGCTCTACTGGCCACAGTGGGTTTTCATTCTGACGCTGGAGGCGATTTGGCTGGGTTTGACCTTCCTGTTAATTGTACCTGGCTGCCCAAAGTAAGTTGAATGCTTGGATTCCTTTTCCTTTGGGTGCTTTCTGTGTGATGTCAGGGGTTATTCTGCTGCATAGGAACCATGTTTCAGTGTGTCTAGCTCTGAGTCAGTAGGAAAAGGGGGTTTCTCAGTGAAACATCCCTTTCCCCACTTTGCAGTGAAGTACTTGGCTTTATGTAGAGGACATCTTTATTACTCACCTAAGTAAGAAGCAGGTTTAAAATCTCCCTCTGAGGTTCTCCTATGgtctccatcactgtagtatctgagcagctcacatCTCTCATGCATgtctcctccctgcacccctgggaGGTACGGGAATGAGGAGCTCTCTTCCCGAAAGGACATCTCAACAAGCTAGTCTTTTCATATGGGCTGAGCTTTCAGGCTGCTGCTGTTGATGCTTGCTGTCTGCTGCCAGCTACATCCCTGCCGCAGCTTGTGTGCTCAGGCAGATGAGGACCTCCCCTCCTTGTAAAGAGATCACGTGCACCTGGGTCCTAGTAATGACGCGTGGTGCTTCTAGCTGAGACAGCCTGGAACTCTCCTTGCTTCTAGAAGTGCCTGGGCTTGTGGGATGCTGGATGGGGACCTTACTAAGCCTGTTCAAAGTACCTTGTTCATCTCTATGCCCCTTCTCAATGAGCTGCTTTCTGAGTGCAGTCAGCATTGGAGATGTCCTCCCCTGCCAGTGCTTGCTTCCCCAGCCACTAGCCTCAGGTGCTGACTAGTCATGTGTGGCCTCTTCTTGCCATTTCCAAGTACAGTCTCTGTTTGACACTGGCTGAGGGTCTCATAGCATCAAGGCACTGGGTTCTGGGGGATTTCTTGTTAACAGCACGTAGCTGCCCACCACGGAGTTTTGTTAGCCACTTGTTTCCAAGTGGCTGCAGCCTGAGGGGTCTCTTGGAGCTCCCCTGTGTTGTCCTTACTGCTGTGGGAGTCCGTGAGCATTTCCTTGCCTTTCGGCACCGATGCTGCACTGGCTTGTTCTGTATTCGGCACATTGTATTCACCCCTGTGCGTCAGACCAGAGGAAGACTCTGCAGCATAAAAAGCTGGGCTGAGTTCCACTGTGCATTGTACCTTCCCAGGGGCTCAAGAGCTGgatttgctggggggggggggcgagggacgaggggctgggctggtggctgggaaGGTGAGCTCTCCCTTTTGGAGTTAAGGGCAAGGCTGGGCAGTGCTGGGCTTTGGCTGCCCTGGTGCTATGGCTTGTTGACAGTTGATCTTGTCTTGATCAGCCTGAGTCTGGCACGTGTCTAGTTTGCCTGTGGGGATTGGCAGTTACAGAGCGCACTGGTGGTAACTAGTTACCAGGTGCTCTGCTTTCCAGGCATTGGCCAGTGTCTCCTCTGGGTTACCCTTCCCCTTGCGACCTGTACCAGGGAAGGAGGTAGTTCGGTGTATGACCTGATTGCCTGTGGGGGTGAGTTTCTGCTTCAGCAGATCCCTAAAGAGCAGCAAAACTTAGCATTGTTGTTCATGCTTAAGCCTTTCAACAGAATAGCGCTGCAAAGACCCATGGCCTTTTGCTTCCTTTCCAGTGGTTACCTTGGCCCCGGTGGCATTGGGGATTTTGGAAAATATCCCAATTGCACCGGAGGAGCAGCCGGTTATATTGATCACTTGCTCTTGGGAGAAAAGCATATTTACCAACACCCATCATCCAATGTGAGTGGCTCTGACTTGCACATAAACCATTGACTTGCTGCAGAGTTAGGTTCTGTGTTTAACATGTCAACAACTTTAATATAAAATTAGCTAAGTTTTCAAGAAGAAAAAGCTACTTCCTTCTTTAAATGCCAACGCTCCCACTCTGTCTGGGATGTGACAGCTAAGAGGGGCTCTTCCTTGCTTAGAAGCTCTCTCCGAAACTTAGTTGACAACTCTGGTGGTACCACTGTGGGAGGTGGAAAGGCTAGACTTGGGAACTGCTGTGGATGGGTGGGGCTGGCCTGGCCTATCTGCAGCTCAGCAAGTTCACCAGCTTTACATCAGCAGCACACTGgcctgggggctgtggggagagggttCTGCTCCAAAGACCATTTCCTTGGGCTGTGTTCTGAGGAGGGATTGTCATACAGTGTAAATGGAATGATTTCAATGTGAAATCTAAATCTGGCATTGACAACAGTCAGGTTTCAGCGGAGGGCTGGGGAAATGGCCCCAGGGTGAGAGAGGGGAGAAGGAAGTTCAGGGCTGGGTGCATATCTTTTTAATCCTAAATCTCTCTTTCTGCAAGGTGCTCTACCAAACAACAGTGGCCTATGATCCCGAAGGCATCTTGGGAACAATTAATTCAATCTTCATGGCGTTTTTGGGACTTCAGGTACCGTCTTTGCTTTTTGAACCTACATTGTCAGCAAGCCTTCGTCTCCCAGAAACAACTGAAGGTGTTTTGTCAAAGGTGGGGGTAAGGGGAAAAAGAGCTTTTCGAGCTGGAGTGGCAGCATCTTCTCTAGAGGTAAGGTTGCAGTCACAGTTCCATTATAAACTAGCCAAACCCTCTGAAAACCTCCTGAGTCCAAGttggcagggcaggaggggccagctggcagaggctttaaatcaaaatttgagGTACATTGACCTGCGTGATTctgaggtttaaaaaaaccaGGTGTTTTGCTCAGTTCTTGAAACCCTTGTTTGTCCTATCTGGGGAGGCCTAGAACCATCGCACCAGTGGCTTGTGGTGAGGTCTGGCAATCACTCGTAGCAGCTGGCTGCTCAGGGGTTCTGAAAGTAAGACTAAAAATGGACTCAGGCTGTTAAATTTAAGCTCATATGTTAGAGAACCTTGGCTGTGGTGTTTCCATCACCGTCCTCATCTCTCAAATGCGCTTAGCACCTGTCGTATGTGTTCGTTTTCCAGAATAGGCGACGGCGCGTTGCCACTCAAACCATTAACATGTCAAAAGTTCCCTCGTAGCCTGTCACTGTCACTTAAAACCGAAAATAACTAGGGGGGTCTCAGATACTAGGTGTGGGGAACAACCTTGTAGTGGCTGACTTTAGATATGTGTATCTGGACTTAGGTGTGATATCCAACCGCCCTAGTTTGTCAGGTAGAATGGCACGCTGCATATCCCATGGAGGAAAGGAGTTCTGCATTGTCCATGGGGTGCCATTAGTTGTGTCTGAATATGAGTTTGAGAAATCGGCTACGTGGATTGGAACTGAAAGGGAGTGTGTGTCCTGAAGGGTCAAGGAGTGCTTTTGGGTATAATGGTATATAGGTGGCAAGGCATGGCCATTTAGGTTGGTGAAAATGTTAATGTTGCCTTGATTGTTCTggattttccttattttttagtTGCCTTAATAGGAGCTGCACTGGAGCAGCTGTAAAAGTTGTGTGGGTGTAGTTACTCACATGGGGtagaaatcagaatttttttgttGCTAAACAAACATCACTTGTTTTTCACCTGAATGCATTCTCCTAGAAGAGTTCCTAATCTCGGTCTTCCAACTGCTTAGCACAAATAAAGCAGTTTAAGCTTCTCCATTCTACTGCAAGTGGCTGGTGGAAAATTCCTGGTATGTTTACTGGTTTTTATGCCTTTGTTTTTTATAGGCAGGAAAAATATTCTTGTTTTACAAAGACCAGCACAAGAAGATAATGAGTAGGTTTTTTATATGGAGTGTAGTCATGGTAAGTAACATCTTTTCTTAGAAGTTTAAATTACTCATTAACAACCACATCTTTTCATGCAGCACAAGCTTTCTATTTCTAAGATGTGCTGCAGTGAAAGTTCATATAAACTCCAAACTCATTATTTCAGGGGATTATTTCTGCTATCTTGACAAAATGCTCTAAAGATGAAGGGTTTATTCCTGCAAATAAGAATCTATGGTAAGTAGAGACATGTAACTTTTTACTATTCAATGTGTTTCTCTCCAGCTATATGGACACAATGTATTTAACTGTAGCAACATCAGTCCATATTGAACTTCTCTAAATATACTTTTATATTCCCATTGAAAATATGTAGGTCAATCTCTTATGTGACAACCTTGAGCTGCTTTGCCTTCATGCTTTTATTGCTGATATACTATCTTGTGGATGTCAAGAGATGCTGGTCAGGTGCTCCATTTTTCTACCCAGGTCAGTAAACTCAAGCATATTTAGTTATCTGTGATGCAATAGGTGGTTTAGTCCTGTCCTTATCAGTAAAATTAACATTCTGTTGCCATGTCAAGCAGCAAGACCTACTGCTAAAATGTTTCCCTTCAAGAATAGTTTTGCAATGAAAAACCTTTGATTAAAAAAGATCCTTAAACtttgatttaattaaaaaactacATTCTCTACATGTTCATACTGCTGTTGGGAGGCAGGTAAGAATTATTAATCACTCTTTAGCTGTGAAGTCAGAGGGGTAAAGTGACTTATTCAAGGCTACAGGGCAAGTTAGTGACAGGAACAACTTGTCTTTGATGCTTAGGATTTCCTGATTCCCTTTCCCGTAAATACtctgccagcccctgctgctacAGCTTGCTCTTAGAATGCAATGGAGTATAGAAttgttttctttgtgtttattttaaggAATGAACTCAATCCTGGTCTATGTTGGGCATGAAGTATTTGAGAACTATTTCCCTTTTAAGTGGAAGATGAAGGACAGTCAGTCCCATGGGGAACACTTGGCTCAGAACCTGGTTGCAACATCAATCTGGGTCATCATATCGTATTTACTCTACCAGAAAAGGATATTCTGGAAAATCTGATTAGGTtaatgatggtctcttctgggaGATAAGATATTGAAGTTGGACTCCCCCGAGATGATGCCATTTCTGGTGGGATTCATTACTAAAAAGGGCTCATGTGTTCAGTTTACATTTCATGGGGAACGGGAATGGAGACTTTCTGGTGCCTAAGGGACAGTATCGTACTGTTTAGCCAAAACACAGGAACTTGCCTGACCTGTGTTGTCTGCCTGTCTTTGTACACAGTACTATGTTTCAGTGCACAGCATGCCGCTATTCTACCTACAATAAACAGATCACCATATTGGATAGCCCTTAACACCTGAACAATTTTAAGACAGTTCTGGCAAGTTGAAGCGTCTTTCATAAAGGGAACTGATATAGATGCTCTGGCTTAACATTTCAAGCCATTACAAACTGACTTTATATGGACCGTGTAGATGGCACAGGTTTTGCCAAACTAGATTTACTTCAAGGCCCTTAACCTCCTTTCAAAGCAACATTCCATGGTAGTCAATGGGAGCCTGATTCAGCCCAACCAGGAAGACTAATGCCACCGATGTTCAATGTAAATTTAGTCTGTTAAAGTGCTTCCTTAGCTGCAATTCTCACACCATGACTCCAGAATAGCTATGGAAGCTACACAAACATTTGACTTCTCAAAgaattttcaaatgatttatttataaaatttgtcTGATCTACCAAAATAAGATTAAGTATGAACTTCAGTTTACATGTACTCTAGGACCGAGTCCCATAACAACATGAGCATGATTAGTTTAGAACAGTCCCTTTGCAACAGCTATGTTGTGTTAAGAGTATATAATACAGCCCTCTGCTTTCTCAGCAAGACACCCTGCTGCACTGTCTGCTCCACTCAGGCCAGCGTCTGAAGTAGCAGTATCTTCTCATTAATGCAGAATCTGTGTAACACCACCATCAGATTCTCCCCGCAGCGTGAGACTTGGCGCTCCATAGCCAAGCGGAAATCCTCTTTGACCCCTTTAGTTATTCCCCGGGTTACTGTGTGATGCCTGAAGTCATCAAGGAAACAAAAGATGACAAAGGAGAATTACTCTGAGCAATAGATGAGGCCTTCATACACACACTTTATTTCAAAGTGCTGTAACATCTACCTTCCATCTCTGAAGAGAGTTAAGATGTTTTCTATACTTTCAAGTGTTCATTTGCTTACTTGAATTTTAAGACAGTTTTGGGATCTTTAAATGCCTTTAGTCTAATGCTTAAATCATCAAGTGTCACTGGTTTTAGCTAGGAGGAATGTCCACTCACTATTCCATGCGGCAACCaccgccctcccccccagcagTGCTTGTCCTGCACTAGGAAGGAAATCGCTCCCAACAACACTTCCCCATTCTAATCACTGTCACTGCAGTTGCAGAGACAAAAGTACAAAAGAGACTAACAAAAGTTTGAGTTCCCACCCCCGCAGCAGGGGGGAATTGGACCTGCCATGGGTTTATCAGGAACAGCAGCATGAAGCTTGCTAGGCTTTTGTCTGTTTCACTTcactgctgctgtggggaagctctGAGGGTGGGTGCAGAAGCGCACATACAAGCCTGGGGGAGCTGATCAGACACTTACACTAACCCAGGAGGCAGTGAGTGCCTTATGTCTAGTATCAGACGGAGGTCAGCAGCTCTCGCTGGAGTTGTCTGTCAGCTTCCAGGCAAAGATCAAAGGTTTCTTTTGATTACAAGTCCAAGACTCATACTTGGAAAAAGCACAATGGTTCTGGTACGGCTGCAACCAAAGTGGTTCTAGCCAGAGCAGGTCATGTGATATCAGCTGTTAATCAGACTGCCATTCTAAGGTCTGTTTTTGCCCCTCAACACCCATTTCCATTCACACAATTTCAGAGCCCACTGTCCTGAACTGCTGCTGTCAGAGAAACGTTCTATAACACGTGAACACTGGGATTCCAAGCTTCACTCGCACTGGGCTTTTAGTGTGGcagtgggttgggttttttggcaGTGGTCCAGGACTGAATATAGAGTCCCTGACCTTGTATCATTAgtccctgctctgggaggaggagggagttgCTGTTTAGCAAATGCCTCAGCACAAATGGGCTCTGGGGGAGAGTCCTGGTGGGAGAGTCAGTGAATTGCTGAAGTTCAGGGAGTAGGAAGGAACTAGGAGCAAATCCAGTTAAAGCGAGGATGGAAAGAGGCAACAACCCATACATatccagagctgggggagggatcaGCCGAAAGGAACGATCTAGAAATTAAACCCCCCAATGAAGCACTGTCCTAAACCAAAACCAGCTATTTAAGTATTTTATCTCCTACACTGAATATTTGTATCAACAAATCGCTCCCTctcaaaaggagagagaaaacttCCCTGGCAATTAAATTAAATAGCAAGTCTATTTTAATACTTTACACAGAAATAGCAAATGGCTCTGCTAGCACTCAACTTAAAGGGAACTAATATCCAGACATCAACTCTTAACATAGTAGAAAATGATTTTAATATGGATATCTTGTTATGACTTTTAATGCTAATGGGAGCCAGGCACTAAAATGCTAACAAGTGGTGCTGAAAATAG is a window encoding:
- the HGSNAT gene encoding heparan-alpha-glucosaminide N-acetyltransferase isoform X4 → MAGPGRGWRPSATLCLAVTALSAALLAPGLTQPHDLSRKRPLGLKIDQALLLVHNELIHENLTVSWLSDYCYQCLHQDLVSVPMSNASGKPSIVAVAVDSQHPITLQLNGSRAGREFPRIHYHFGEFGNYSLVVKSFDSSTKMISCNIIVNESPVNSHLPILYAFLIYMGVLSILTVGHVFVIINPVRNWFYKKLHPRDTDHLINSELGSPTRTDSTSSDVPATTWTISQWRLRSLDTFRGLSLIIMVFVNYGGGKYWFFRHQSWNGLTLADLVFPWFVFIMGTSISLSLNSMLRRGCSKWKVLGKALWRSFLLFLIGVIIINPNYCLGPLSWSNLRIPGVLQRLGFTYLVVAVLELGFAKAVAENDPLQETPYFALRDILLYWPQWVFILTLEAIWLGLTFLLIVPGCPNGYLGPGGIGDFGKYPNCTGGAAGYIDHLLLGEKHIYQHPSSNVLYQTTVAYDPEGILGTINSIFMAFLGLQAGKIFLFYKDQHKKIMSRFFIWSVVMGIISAILTKCSKDEGFIPANKNLWSISYVTTLSCFAFMLLLLIYYLVDVKRCWSGAPFFYPGMNSILVYVGHEVFENYFPFKWKMKDSQSHGEHLAQNLVATSIWVIISYLLYQKRIFWKI
- the HGSNAT gene encoding heparan-alpha-glucosaminide N-acetyltransferase isoform X3, which produces MAGPGRGWRPSATLCLAVTALSAALLAPGLTQPHDLSRKRPLGLKIDQALLLVHNELIHENLTVSWLSDYCYQCLHQDLVSVPMSNASGKPSIVAVAVDSQHPITLQLNGSRAGREFPRIHYHFGEFGNYSLVVKSFDSSTKMISCNIIVNESPVNSHLPILYAFLIYMGVLSILTVGHVFVIINPVRNWFYKKLHPRDTDHLINSELGSPTRTDSTSSDVPATTWTISQWRLRSLDTFRGLSLIIMVFVNYGGGKYWFFRHQSWNGLTLADLVFPWFVFIMGTSISLSLNSMLRRGCSKWKVLGKALWRSFLLFLIGVIIINPNYCLGPLSWSNLRIPGVLQRLGFTYLVVAVLELGFAKAVAENDPLQETPYFALRDILLYWPQWVFILTLEAIWLGLTFLLIVPGCPNGYLGPGGIGDFGKYPNCTGGAAGYIDHLLLGEKHIYQHPSSNVLYQTTVAYDPEGILGTINSIFMAFLGLQVPSLLFEPTLSASLRLPETTEGVLSKVGVRGKRAFRAGVAASSLEVRLQSQFHYKLAKPSENLLSPSWQGRRGQLAEALNQNLRYIDLRDSEV
- the HGSNAT gene encoding heparan-alpha-glucosaminide N-acetyltransferase isoform X5; this encodes MAGPGRGWRPSATLCLAVTALSAALLAPGLTQPHDLSRKRPLGLKIDQALLLVHNELIHENLTVSWLSDYCYQCLHQDLVSVPMSNASGKPSIVAVAVDSQHPITLQLNGSRAGREFPRIHYHFGEFGNYSLVVKSFDSSTKMISCNIIVNESPVNSHLPILYAFLIYMGVLSILTVGHVFVIINPVRNWFYKKLHPRDTDHLINSELGSPTRTDSTSSDVPATTWTISQWRLRSLDTFRGLSLIIMVFVNYGGGKYWFFRHQSWNGLTLADLVFPWFVFIMGTSISLSLNSMLRRGCSKWKVLGKALWRSFLLFLIGVIIINPNYCLGPLSWSNLRIPGVLQRLGFTYLVVAVLELGFAKAVAENDPLQETPYFALRDILLYWPQWVFILTLEAIWLGLTFLLIVPGCPNGYLGPGGIGDFGKYPNCTGGAAGYIDHLLLGEKHIYQHPSSNVLYQTTVAYDPEGILGTINSIFMAFLGLQVNLLCDNLELLCLHAFIADILSCGCQEMLVRCSIFLPRNELNPGLCWA